A single genomic interval of Terriglobus albidus harbors:
- a CDS encoding glycoside hydrolase family 13 protein: MVFLRRMLAVAALASSLSLSAQMLSRPGWAGSGMSSDPWWQHAVIYEIYPRSFQDSNGDGIGDLKGITQRLDYLQSLGVDAIWLTPIYPSPQVDFGYDISDYTAIDPQYGTMEDFDNLVQEASRRNIRVLMDLVLNHTSDKHAWFVESASSKDNPKRDWYVWRDGKGAGTDGKPAPPNNWQSLFGHSAWQYDEKTGQFYYHCFYPQQPDLNWRNAQVKQAMFDAARFWLNRGVAGFRLDAIDTLLEDPTLADAKESSGTNAFGDPNVDKSQQMGLPEIHGILRELRSVINNAPGQRLLVGEIYTKSAAELASWYGAKNDELQLPMNTGVGFTNKLDVTAFREKLEAAQTQLHGNAPLLVFDNHDNPRSWDRYGDGQHNKEIARVLATILLTSRSASLLYYGQELGMVTATPERKEDVKDPIGILGWPKEKGRDGERTPMQWDGGAEAGFSKAAKTWLPIPTSSMAVNVEAEQKDDQSLLKWYEQLIALRRSRRAMREGQQILLNHDADNALVWVRKHQGVTATSPAVVVACNFSDKPVTLHLKSDITKLGLRGQFLRSLMRSDYGMGPMNLDGVKLEPYGVYIGEIHY, translated from the coding sequence ATGGTCTTCCTTCGCCGCATGTTGGCAGTCGCTGCGCTGGCGTCTTCCCTGAGCTTGAGCGCGCAGATGTTGTCCCGTCCAGGATGGGCGGGCTCGGGTATGTCTTCCGATCCGTGGTGGCAGCACGCTGTCATCTATGAGATCTATCCACGCAGCTTCCAGGATTCGAACGGCGACGGCATTGGTGACCTGAAGGGGATTACGCAGCGGCTGGATTATCTGCAGTCACTCGGCGTCGACGCCATCTGGCTCACTCCCATCTATCCCTCGCCGCAGGTCGACTTCGGCTATGACATCTCTGACTACACGGCCATTGACCCGCAGTACGGCACCATGGAGGACTTCGACAACCTGGTACAGGAGGCGAGCCGCCGCAACATCCGCGTGCTGATGGATCTGGTGCTCAACCACACCTCCGATAAGCACGCGTGGTTTGTGGAGTCGGCGTCGAGCAAGGACAATCCCAAGCGCGACTGGTACGTATGGCGTGACGGTAAAGGCGCGGGAACTGACGGCAAGCCCGCACCGCCGAACAACTGGCAGAGCCTCTTCGGACACTCAGCCTGGCAGTACGACGAGAAAACCGGGCAGTTTTACTACCACTGCTTCTATCCGCAACAGCCTGACCTGAACTGGCGTAACGCGCAGGTGAAGCAGGCCATGTTCGATGCGGCGCGCTTCTGGCTCAATCGTGGCGTCGCCGGCTTCCGGCTCGATGCGATCGATACCTTGCTGGAAGACCCGACGCTGGCCGATGCGAAGGAGTCTTCGGGAACGAATGCTTTCGGAGACCCCAACGTTGACAAGTCGCAGCAGATGGGGCTGCCGGAGATACACGGCATCCTGCGGGAGTTGCGCTCCGTGATCAACAATGCGCCGGGGCAGCGTCTTCTGGTTGGTGAGATCTACACGAAGAGTGCCGCCGAACTCGCCAGTTGGTATGGCGCAAAGAACGACGAGCTGCAACTGCCCATGAATACAGGCGTGGGCTTCACCAACAAGCTGGATGTCACTGCCTTCCGCGAGAAGCTTGAGGCGGCACAGACACAGCTCCACGGCAACGCGCCGCTGCTGGTCTTCGACAACCATGACAATCCGCGTAGTTGGGATCGCTATGGCGACGGACAGCACAACAAAGAGATAGCACGTGTGCTGGCGACGATTCTGCTGACCTCGCGCTCCGCATCGCTGCTGTATTACGGGCAGGAGCTCGGCATGGTTACAGCAACACCGGAACGTAAAGAGGATGTAAAAGATCCGATCGGCATTCTTGGCTGGCCAAAAGAGAAGGGCCGCGACGGCGAGCGTACGCCCATGCAGTGGGACGGCGGAGCGGAGGCTGGCTTCAGCAAAGCGGCAAAGACCTGGTTGCCGATTCCGACCTCGTCGATGGCAGTGAATGTTGAGGCCGAACAGAAAGACGATCAATCGCTGCTGAAGTGGTACGAGCAGTTGATTGCACTGCGCCGCAGCCGGCGCGCGATGCGGGAAGGCCAGCAGATCCTGTTAAACCACGACGCGGACAACGCGCTCGTCTGGGTGCGCAAACATCAGGGTGTGACAGCCACCTCACCGGCAGTGGTTGTGGCCTGTAATTTCTCGGATAAGCCGGTCACGCTGCATCTGAAGAGCGATATCACAAAGCTCGGTCTCCGCGGCCAGTTTCTGCGCAGCCTGATGCGCAGCGACTACGGCATGGGACCGATGAACCTCGATGGCGTGAAGCTCGAACCGTACGGCGTGTATATCGGGGAAATCCATTATTGA
- a CDS encoding zinc dependent phospholipase C family protein — translation MALRPFQGFTRVVCLSLLLPFLGATTANAYSVLSHEEVIDMAWTPYLVPLLQARYPGLTADQLREAHSYAYGGCLIQDLGYYPFGNKFYSDMLHYVRTGAFVEALLHDAGNADELAFALGALAHYTADAVGHPYINRLTAEENPKLKKKYGDVVTYEQAKVAHIRTEFGFDVVEVAHGRYSQDNYRDFIGFQVAKPLLDRAFEETYGMKLKELLHDEDHAITTYRNAVSELIPKMTVVAATAYAQQIEKENPGFNKRKFIYRLRRTEFEKHWGNNYSKPSFRTRFLAFLVKLLPKIGPLKVLKPTIPNATQQDGYIKSVNQTVDRYDEYLKQLASSNGQADTAEISTVALALGGANLDTGDLMRLGQYRLSDRTHERLLHEYLKPNAEPVPAAVLEHLVHFYADAPAGENHVSQKEMDRIHLQLAALQQRVAAGQAKVSN, via the coding sequence ATGGCTCTTCGACCATTCCAGGGATTTACCCGTGTTGTGTGCCTGTCGTTGTTGCTGCCATTCCTGGGGGCAACTACGGCAAATGCTTACAGTGTGTTGTCGCATGAGGAAGTAATCGACATGGCATGGACCCCCTATCTGGTCCCCCTGCTGCAGGCACGCTATCCCGGATTGACAGCCGATCAACTGCGGGAAGCACATTCCTATGCCTACGGAGGCTGTTTAATCCAGGATCTTGGCTACTACCCCTTTGGGAATAAGTTCTATTCGGACATGCTCCACTACGTTCGGACAGGAGCCTTCGTTGAGGCTTTGCTGCACGATGCCGGCAATGCGGATGAGCTAGCCTTTGCTCTCGGAGCGCTGGCACACTATACGGCCGATGCGGTGGGCCATCCTTATATCAACCGGCTGACCGCGGAAGAAAATCCAAAGCTGAAAAAGAAGTATGGAGATGTGGTGACCTACGAACAGGCCAAAGTCGCACATATCCGTACGGAGTTTGGTTTCGACGTCGTGGAGGTCGCGCATGGCCGTTACTCCCAGGACAACTACCGCGACTTCATCGGCTTTCAGGTTGCAAAGCCGCTGCTCGACCGCGCCTTTGAAGAAACCTACGGCATGAAGCTCAAGGAGTTACTGCACGATGAAGACCATGCCATTACCACCTACCGCAACGCGGTTTCCGAGCTCATCCCAAAGATGACGGTCGTCGCCGCAACCGCCTATGCGCAGCAGATTGAAAAGGAGAATCCAGGCTTCAACAAACGCAAGTTTATCTATCGGCTTCGGCGCACGGAGTTTGAAAAGCATTGGGGCAACAATTACTCGAAGCCGAGCTTCAGAACCAGGTTTCTGGCCTTTCTGGTGAAGCTGCTGCCGAAGATCGGTCCTCTGAAGGTGTTGAAGCCAACGATCCCCAATGCAACGCAGCAAGATGGCTACATCAAAAGCGTGAATCAGACCGTCGATCGTTATGACGAGTATCTGAAGCAACTTGCATCCAGCAATGGCCAGGCTGACACGGCGGAGATCTCTACGGTTGCACTGGCGTTGGGCGGCGCGAATCTCGACACTGGCGATCTAATGCGGCTTGGGCAATATCGCCTGTCCGATCGGACCCATGAGCGGCTGTTGCACGAGTATCTGAAACCGAACGCCGAGCCCGTGCCCGCGGCCGTTCTGGAACACCTGGTGCACTTCTATGCCGACGCTCCCGCCGGCGAGAACCATGTGTCGCAAAAGGAGATGGACCGTATTCACCTGCAGCTTGCAGCTCTGCAGCAGCGGGTGGCAGCCGGACAGGCTAAGGTATCGAATTGA
- a CDS encoding circularly permuted type 2 ATP-grasp protein translates to MGTLQTSQFKMPALQNYLLDNAYDEMFASPEALHPHYQLLLNHFTSLPHTELQRRKQAADLSFLNQGITFTVYGREEGTERIFPYDLLPRVITAQEWATVERGLTQRITALNLFLRDIYHEGRILADGIVPREVVYSCKQFRRQMVGLQVPRNIYIAVTGTDLIRLENGEFVVLEDNLRVPSGVSYMLTNRRVMKRIFPQLFRSYNVRPIEQYTQLLLGTLRSLAPEGRPEPNIVLLTPGVFNSAYYEHAYLARQMGIELVEGRDLVTHDNVVYMRTTSGLRRVDVIYRRVDDDFIDPLAFRGDSILGVSGLFNAYRAGNVTLANAFGTGVADDKALYAYVPDIIKYYLSEEPVLKNVETFLCAREKDRKHVLANLDKFVVKAVGESGGYGMLVGPQSTAAQREEFARRIEADPRNYIGQPTISFSRAPCMFDDQLEPRHVDLRPYVLYGDKVSIVPGGLTRVALRKGSLVVNSSQGGGSKDTWVLS, encoded by the coding sequence ATGGGTACACTTCAGACCAGCCAGTTCAAGATGCCGGCGCTCCAGAATTACCTTCTGGACAACGCCTACGACGAGATGTTCGCCTCGCCCGAGGCGCTGCACCCTCATTACCAGTTATTGCTGAATCACTTTACGTCTCTCCCACACACGGAGCTCCAGCGCCGCAAACAGGCGGCCGATCTCTCCTTCCTGAACCAGGGCATCACCTTCACGGTCTATGGCCGCGAGGAAGGTACCGAACGTATCTTTCCCTATGACCTTCTGCCTCGCGTGATTACCGCGCAGGAGTGGGCAACGGTGGAACGCGGCCTGACGCAGCGTATTACCGCGCTGAATCTCTTCCTGCGCGATATCTATCACGAGGGACGCATCCTCGCCGACGGCATTGTGCCGCGCGAGGTCGTGTACTCCTGCAAGCAGTTCCGCCGCCAGATGGTGGGCCTGCAGGTGCCCCGCAATATCTATATCGCGGTCACCGGCACCGACCTCATCCGCCTGGAGAACGGCGAGTTCGTCGTCCTGGAAGACAACCTGCGTGTTCCCTCGGGCGTGAGCTACATGCTCACCAACCGGCGCGTGATGAAACGCATCTTCCCTCAGCTCTTCCGCAGCTACAACGTCCGCCCGATCGAGCAGTACACGCAGTTGTTGCTGGGTACGCTGCGTTCACTGGCGCCTGAAGGCCGCCCTGAACCCAATATCGTGCTGCTGACGCCTGGCGTCTTCAATTCCGCCTACTACGAGCACGCCTACCTCGCGCGCCAGATGGGCATTGAGCTGGTAGAAGGCCGCGACCTGGTGACACACGACAACGTCGTCTATATGCGGACAACCTCAGGTCTGCGTCGTGTCGATGTGATCTACCGCCGCGTGGATGATGATTTCATCGATCCGCTGGCCTTTCGGGGTGACTCCATCCTCGGTGTCTCTGGTCTGTTCAATGCCTATCGCGCCGGCAACGTAACGCTCGCAAATGCCTTTGGCACCGGCGTGGCTGACGATAAGGCGCTCTATGCCTACGTCCCCGACATCATCAAGTACTACCTGAGCGAAGAGCCTGTGCTGAAAAACGTGGAGACCTTTCTCTGCGCCCGCGAGAAGGACCGCAAACATGTACTCGCCAACCTGGACAAGTTTGTCGTCAAGGCCGTCGGCGAAAGCGGAGGCTACGGCATGCTGGTGGGGCCGCAATCCACCGCGGCGCAGCGCGAGGAGTTTGCGCGGCGCATCGAGGCCGATCCACGGAACTACATCGGACAGCCGACCATCAGCTTCTCCCGCGCTCCATGCATGTTCGATGACCAGCTCGAGCCGCGCCACGTGGACCTGCGCCCGTATGTGCTGTATGGCGACAAGGTCAGCATCGTGCCCGGCGGCCTGACACGCGTGGCGTTACGCAAAGGATCGCTTGTCGTCAACTCGTCGCAGGGCGGCGGCAGCAAAGACACCTGGGTGTTGAGCTAA
- a CDS encoding alpha-E domain-containing protein encodes MLSRVADSLYWMSRYLERAEHTTRLLDVNLNLMLDESSSGADHRWQRMVAALGRPAGAAWEDDPYKLSHTLTFDTANRISVLSCIIAARENARHVREQISTEMWHRLNSLYLAVTRPEMHSDMHAEALLSGGQEPGEFLQSVMEAVHQFQGVTDSTMSHGEGWHFIQVGRYIERASATAMLLEAYHHDLWKHPERIPEGNEYLEYMGLLRSATAFEAYCKVYTADLTPERILEFLLLDENFPHSLRFSIESLVSALDAIQRESGKSRTENLTRLAGRLQASLRYSSVEEILRGDVVGYLQDILRECRDIHCAIYELYIDYSIQTALAG; translated from the coding sequence ATGCTATCTCGCGTTGCAGACAGTCTCTACTGGATGAGCCGCTATCTTGAGCGCGCCGAGCACACCACACGTCTGCTCGATGTGAATCTCAATCTCATGCTCGATGAGTCTTCTTCAGGCGCCGATCATCGCTGGCAGCGCATGGTGGCGGCTCTTGGCCGTCCGGCGGGTGCGGCTTGGGAAGACGATCCTTACAAGCTTTCGCACACCCTTACCTTCGACACCGCCAATCGCATCTCAGTGCTCTCCTGCATCATCGCGGCAAGAGAAAATGCGCGCCATGTCCGCGAACAGATCTCCACTGAGATGTGGCACCGGCTCAACTCGCTCTACCTGGCCGTCACCCGGCCTGAGATGCATAGCGATATGCATGCCGAAGCTCTGTTGAGTGGAGGCCAGGAACCGGGCGAGTTTCTGCAATCTGTGATGGAAGCCGTCCATCAGTTCCAGGGTGTGACTGACTCCACCATGTCGCATGGCGAGGGATGGCATTTCATCCAGGTAGGCCGCTACATCGAACGCGCCTCCGCCACCGCCATGCTGCTGGAGGCATATCACCACGATCTCTGGAAGCATCCGGAACGCATTCCCGAAGGCAACGAATACCTCGAGTACATGGGGCTGCTGCGCAGCGCCACGGCCTTTGAGGCCTATTGCAAGGTCTACACCGCCGATCTCACACCCGAGCGCATTCTTGAGTTTCTTCTGCTCGATGAGAACTTCCCACATTCGCTGCGCTTCTCGATCGAGAGCCTGGTCAGCGCACTGGATGCGATTCAGCGAGAGAGCGGCAAGTCACGAACTGAAAACCTCACGCGGCTTGCGGGCCGGCTGCAGGCAAGCCTGCGCTACTCCAGCGTCGAAGAGATTCTGCGAGGAGATGTTGTAGGTTACCTGCAGGACATCCTGCGTGAATGCCGCGACATCCATTGCGCCATCTACGAGCTGTACATCGATTACTCGATTCAAACCGCCCTGGCCGGCTAA
- a CDS encoding transglutaminase family protein, whose product MYYSVRHLTKFLYSDPVSESIMETRMHPRSDANQRCLNYQLSVTPRCRVFSYRDHLANHVHHFDIPGQHTQLVIVAESLVEIAPIPQVPAFLAPDAWKELDFLIEQGDYWEMLFPSEFAMPTPALDELAENLEVTRRDDPLQVLHELNERLYKYFDYKPKSTKVDSPIDVAINHRMGVCQDFAHIMITLVRSKLRIPCRYVSGYLFHGNEDHDRSVASATHAWIEALVPQLGWVGFDPTNWLIAGDRHIRTAIGRDYADVPPTHGIFRGLANSELTVAVRVTQSEGTPLLDQELPVPEDWSILVERAQQPPSPPLVNLTQLQQAQQQQQ is encoded by the coding sequence ATGTACTATTCAGTCCGCCATCTGACGAAGTTCCTCTACAGCGACCCGGTAAGCGAGTCCATCATGGAGACGCGCATGCATCCGCGCTCTGACGCTAACCAGCGCTGCCTCAATTACCAGCTCTCAGTCACGCCACGCTGCCGCGTCTTCAGCTACCGCGATCATCTGGCGAATCACGTCCATCACTTCGATATTCCCGGACAGCACACACAGCTTGTGATTGTCGCTGAGTCTCTGGTGGAGATCGCCCCGATACCGCAGGTGCCTGCATTTCTCGCGCCGGATGCATGGAAGGAGCTCGATTTTTTGATCGAGCAAGGTGACTACTGGGAGATGCTCTTCCCCAGCGAATTTGCGATGCCAACGCCGGCCCTGGACGAGCTTGCCGAAAACCTGGAAGTGACTCGCCGCGACGATCCGCTGCAGGTGCTGCATGAGTTGAATGAGCGGCTCTACAAGTACTTCGACTACAAGCCCAAGTCCACCAAGGTAGATTCGCCGATCGACGTCGCCATCAACCATCGCATGGGTGTATGCCAGGACTTCGCGCACATCATGATCACGCTGGTGCGTTCGAAGCTGCGGATTCCCTGCCGCTACGTCTCCGGCTATCTTTTTCACGGCAACGAAGACCATGACCGGTCGGTCGCATCGGCCACGCACGCATGGATAGAGGCGCTGGTGCCACAGCTTGGCTGGGTGGGCTTCGACCCCACCAACTGGCTCATCGCCGGGGACCGTCATATCCGTACTGCCATCGGGCGCGACTATGCCGATGTACCGCCGACACACGGCATCTTCCGCGGCCTTGCCAACTCGGAGCTCACCGTCGCCGTCCGTGTGACGCAAAGCGAAGGCACACCGTTGCTCGATCAGGAACTGCCGGTGCCGGAGGATTGGTCGATCCTGGTGGAGAGAGCGCAACAGCCGCCATCGCCGCCCCTGGTGAACCTTACACAGCTTCAGCAGGCGCAACAACAACAGCAGTAA
- a CDS encoding amidase gives MYFVKAALLCTLLSVPAVAATPTPAKMDQDLLEVSVTKLHTLYRAHTYTVRQVTEWYLARIAKYNPAYKPILELDREGALKRADLEDAEAKSPAALAAKLKAQPLWGVPIVIKANTSIEDRVTSDGWTGFLQPGHELIAPRDAQIVAHFKSAGAIILGHTNMPDFAASDTNNSSAGGRTGNAYNVRYSPGGSSGGTATAVAANLAVLGQGTDTSNSIRNPASTDSLVGFLPTRGLVSIAGIAPLDWLMDDTGPLARNVTDAAIALEVMAGEDKLDDRTAGSAAKEPPQFTQYLKADALKGKRFGVPSFIINNQGTALSSTGATRSLALRPETQAAFLKAIEGLRAAGATIVEDDTILPASFETLLRAISTGPYRAEGFEDFLRDFGPTEYKSPAAFEQATGQKLPGFLLGQGRGNAPAASQRRLEDDPKAKETFWDPQAKALAAYNETLERLHLDGMVYPALQMPPNDEIAPQPDGKPSTGPHSNTGWVNRIGVPAVAVPGGFYDNGLPFGLEISGKAWQDGALLGYAYAYEQKTHHRKPPVLATE, from the coding sequence ATGTACTTCGTAAAAGCCGCACTTCTCTGCACGCTGCTGAGCGTGCCTGCTGTCGCCGCTACACCAACGCCGGCAAAGATGGACCAGGATCTCCTTGAGGTCTCTGTCACGAAGCTGCATACGCTCTACCGCGCACATACCTATACCGTCCGCCAGGTCACGGAGTGGTACCTTGCGCGCATTGCGAAGTACAACCCGGCGTACAAGCCGATCCTTGAGCTGGACCGCGAAGGAGCCTTGAAGCGCGCTGATCTGGAAGATGCGGAAGCGAAGTCTCCGGCTGCGCTGGCAGCAAAACTGAAGGCCCAGCCGCTCTGGGGCGTTCCCATTGTTATCAAGGCCAACACCAGCATCGAGGACCGCGTGACCAGCGATGGGTGGACCGGCTTCCTGCAACCCGGTCATGAATTGATTGCACCACGCGACGCGCAGATTGTGGCGCACTTCAAATCTGCTGGCGCCATTATCCTTGGCCACACCAACATGCCGGACTTCGCCGCCAGCGACACCAACAACAGCAGCGCCGGCGGACGCACCGGCAACGCGTACAACGTGCGCTACTCGCCCGGCGGCTCCTCCGGCGGAACGGCGACGGCGGTCGCGGCGAACCTTGCGGTTCTGGGCCAGGGCACCGATACCTCGAACTCGATTCGTAATCCAGCCTCAACCGATTCGCTCGTCGGCTTTCTGCCCACACGCGGTCTGGTCAGCATTGCCGGCATCGCACCCCTGGACTGGCTGATGGACGATACCGGACCGCTGGCGCGGAATGTCACCGATGCCGCCATCGCACTGGAAGTGATGGCAGGTGAAGACAAGCTGGACGATCGTACCGCCGGCTCAGCCGCCAAGGAGCCGCCCCAATTCACGCAGTATCTAAAAGCCGATGCGCTGAAGGGCAAACGCTTTGGTGTGCCCAGCTTCATCATCAACAATCAGGGCACTGCGCTCAGCTCCACAGGCGCTACGCGCAGTCTTGCTCTTCGGCCGGAAACACAGGCTGCGTTTCTGAAAGCGATTGAGGGCCTTCGTGCTGCGGGCGCAACCATCGTGGAAGACGACACCATCCTTCCGGCAAGTTTCGAGACCCTGCTCCGCGCTATCAGCACCGGACCCTACCGCGCCGAAGGGTTTGAAGATTTCCTGAGAGACTTTGGCCCCACCGAATATAAGTCGCCGGCGGCCTTCGAACAGGCTACCGGTCAAAAGCTGCCCGGTTTTCTCTTAGGCCAGGGCCGCGGCAATGCGCCTGCGGCTTCGCAACGCCGCCTGGAAGACGATCCGAAAGCCAAAGAGACCTTCTGGGATCCGCAGGCAAAGGCGCTGGCCGCGTACAACGAGACGCTCGAACGCCTGCACCTTGATGGCATGGTTTATCCGGCATTGCAGATGCCACCGAATGATGAGATCGCTCCGCAACCTGACGGGAAACCGTCCACCGGACCGCACAGCAACACCGGCTGGGTAAACCGAATCGGCGTTCCCGCCGTCGCAGTACCCGGTGGTTTTTACGACAACGGTCTTCCCTTCGGTCTGGAGATTAGCGGCAAGGCCTGGCAGGACGGTGCCTTGCTGGGCTACGCATACGCGTACGAACAGAAGACGCACCATCGCAAGCCACCTGTGCTAGCGACGGAATAG
- a CDS encoding small ribosomal subunit Rsm22 family protein, with protein sequence MEQQLEGLPLKQLQQAAEVLSQRYRTEVPTASAHLSTDLAAAAYLAVRFPATFSAIRRAMAETAGVYPEFAPATQLDAGSGPGTAVLAAGDVWPSLQQALLLEGSGPIRRVGEPLIAASGISAEWQTGDLASVAISRRFDLVTCAYVLSELSASAQRLLVERLWSATAGVLLLVEPGTPAGWQRILHARTALLHAGAQMLAPCPHAFACPLVSPDWCHFAERVERSRMHRLVKQGDVPWEDEKFLYLAVGHERPVGHGSRVLTRPKINSGLISLKLCNADGSMTQPVIRKRDTSYKQARRVDWGETLDSVLDSEQ encoded by the coding sequence GTGGAACAACAATTAGAAGGGCTTCCGCTCAAGCAGTTGCAGCAGGCGGCCGAAGTGCTCTCACAACGGTACCGCACGGAGGTACCGACTGCCAGCGCTCATTTAAGTACTGATCTGGCGGCGGCGGCCTACCTTGCCGTCCGCTTTCCCGCAACCTTCAGCGCCATACGTCGCGCCATGGCGGAGACGGCTGGCGTATATCCGGAGTTTGCCCCGGCAACACAGCTCGATGCCGGCAGCGGGCCGGGCACGGCTGTACTGGCTGCCGGCGACGTGTGGCCATCGCTGCAACAGGCTCTCCTGCTTGAGGGCAGCGGTCCTATTCGCCGGGTCGGGGAGCCCTTGATCGCAGCGTCGGGCATCTCGGCAGAGTGGCAGACTGGGGATCTGGCTTCGGTTGCAATCAGTCGTCGCTTCGATTTGGTGACATGCGCGTATGTTCTTTCCGAGCTTTCCGCGTCTGCACAGCGGCTGCTGGTTGAACGCCTATGGTCGGCAACCGCCGGCGTACTGTTGCTGGTGGAACCCGGTACTCCCGCCGGATGGCAGCGCATCCTGCATGCACGGACCGCCCTGCTACATGCAGGGGCACAGATGCTTGCCCCCTGTCCGCATGCCTTTGCCTGTCCTCTCGTGAGTCCCGACTGGTGTCACTTCGCCGAAAGAGTCGAGCGGAGTCGCATGCACCGCCTGGTAAAGCAGGGGGATGTGCCATGGGAGGATGAAAAGTTTCTCTATCTGGCCGTAGGTCACGAACGTCCAGTGGGGCATGGTTCACGCGTGCTGACGCGCCCAAAGATCAACAGCGGTTTGATCTCATTGAAACTCTGCAATGCCGATGGATCGATGACCCAGCCTGTAATTCGGAAGCGGGATACAAGCTATAAGCAGGCTCGCAGGGTGGACTGGGGCGAAACCCTTGATTCAGTGTTGGATAGCGAACAGTAG
- a CDS encoding putative bifunctional diguanylate cyclase/phosphodiesterase, protein MKHENPPHTEHIPMKGGLARALERGELTLHFQPKIDMKPTEGATGVVVGYEALLRWQNPIVGSISPGDFLSWAERSNEVRTVGYWVADQALRQLAAWRASGLATPHTRVSINLLGRQLNDPLLLDELLAAAERHHLKPDDLELEVTEATLDEEAAGLNALRQLKDAGFRIHLDDFGAGYSSLSYLHRFPFDCVKIDRTVVADMDRESQSLSLTKTVVALGQKLRLQVIAEGIETAEHVNMLLEMGCHLGQGFYFARPMPAVAIERWLLAEPTQQTA, encoded by the coding sequence ATGAAACACGAAAATCCTCCCCATACTGAGCATATCCCGATGAAGGGTGGACTTGCCCGGGCGCTGGAGCGCGGGGAGTTGACCCTTCATTTTCAACCGAAGATCGACATGAAGCCGACCGAAGGCGCGACCGGCGTTGTCGTGGGATATGAGGCCCTGTTGCGCTGGCAGAACCCGATCGTCGGCTCCATCTCGCCCGGTGACTTTCTCTCCTGGGCTGAGCGCAGCAACGAGGTCCGCACCGTAGGTTACTGGGTTGCCGATCAGGCCCTGCGGCAACTGGCCGCATGGCGGGCGAGCGGCCTTGCGACACCGCATACGCGCGTCTCCATCAATCTTCTGGGACGGCAGCTGAACGATCCCCTGCTGCTCGATGAACTGCTTGCCGCCGCGGAACGTCATCACCTGAAGCCAGACGATCTTGAGCTTGAAGTCACCGAAGCCACGCTGGACGAAGAGGCTGCCGGCCTGAATGCGCTGCGTCAGCTCAAGGATGCGGGCTTCCGTATTCATCTGGATGACTTCGGCGCGGGCTACTCATCGCTGAGCTACCTGCATCGCTTCCCCTTCGACTGCGTGAAGATCGATCGCACCGTGGTCGCGGACATGGATCGCGAATCGCAGAGCCTGTCGCTTACCAAAACCGTCGTGGCTCTGGGCCAGAAGCTTCGCCTGCAGGTGATTGCCGAAGGTATTGAGACCGCGGAGCACGTGAACATGCTGCTCGAGATGGGATGCCATCTCGGTCAGGGCTTCTACTTCGCTCGTCCCATGCCGGCTGTTGCGATTGAGCGCTGGCTGCTGGCGGAGCCGACACAGCAAACGGCGTAA
- a CDS encoding thioredoxin family protein, protein MSRTPSTMVALGTVAPPFELTDVITGKAVGRDDVAADTKGLLVMFVCPHCPYVKHVEAELGRIGKDYQGKIGIVAINANDVSQYPEDSPEHMKEQASHNGWTFPYLYDETQEVARSYDAACTPDLFLFDADQKLVYRGQLDDSRPQRKDFGNDLPVTGKDLRAAIDMVLAGKRPDPNQKFSIGCNIKWKGE, encoded by the coding sequence ATGTCCCGAACTCCGTCCACGATGGTGGCGCTGGGCACGGTTGCCCCGCCGTTTGAGCTTACCGATGTGATCACCGGCAAGGCCGTTGGCCGCGATGATGTTGCCGCGGATACCAAGGGCCTGCTGGTGATGTTCGTATGTCCGCACTGCCCATATGTCAAACATGTCGAAGCGGAGCTGGGCCGCATCGGCAAAGACTACCAGGGAAAGATCGGCATCGTGGCGATCAACGCCAACGACGTCAGCCAGTACCCCGAAGACAGTCCCGAACACATGAAGGAGCAAGCCAGCCACAATGGCTGGACCTTCCCCTATCTTTATGACGAGACGCAGGAGGTCGCTCGCAGCTATGACGCAGCCTGCACACCCGATCTCTTCCTCTTCGATGCAGACCAGAAGCTGGTCTATCGCGGTCAACTGGACGACAGCCGGCCGCAGCGGAAGGACTTTGGCAACGATCTTCCGGTAACCGGCAAGGACCTGCGAGCGGCGATCGATATGGTACTGGCAGGAAAGCGCCCTGACCCGAACCAGAAGTTCTCGATTGGCTGCAACATCAAGTGGAAGGGTGAGTAG